One window of the Passer domesticus isolate bPasDom1 chromosome 14, bPasDom1.hap1, whole genome shotgun sequence genome contains the following:
- the NR2F2 gene encoding COUP transcription factor 2 isoform X2, whose amino-acid sequence MQAIWDLEQGKYGFAVQRGRMPPTQPTHGQFALTNGDPLNCHSYLSGYISLLLRAEPYPTSRFGSQCMQPNNIMGIENICELAARMLFSAVEWARNIPFFPDLQITDQVALLRLTWSELFVLNAAQCSMPLHVAPLLAAAGLHASPMSADRVVAFMDHIRIFQEQVEKLKALHVDSAEYSCLKAIVLFTSDACGLSDVAHVESLQEKSQCALEEYVRSQYPNQPTRFGKLLLRLPSLRTVSSSVIEQLFFVRLVGKTPIETLIRDMLLSGSSFNWPYMSIQ is encoded by the exons CGGTCCAGAGGGGCAGAATGCCACCCACACAGCCAACTCATGGTCAGTTCGCCTTGACAAATGGGGACCCTCTCAACTGCCATTCCTACCTATCCGGATATATCTCCCTTCTTCTGAGAGCAGAGCCCTACCCCACCTCCCGCTTTGGCAGTCAGTGCATGCAACCCAACAACATCATGGGCATCGAGAACATTTGTGAACTGGCAGCTAGGATGCTCTTCAGCGCGGTGGAGTGGGCCAGGAATATCCCCTTCTTCCCAGACCTCCAGATCACAGACCAGGTGGCCCTCCTGAGGCTGACCTGGAGCGAGTTATTTGTCCTCAACGCTGCCCAGTGCTCCATGCCCCTCCACGTAGCTCcgctcctggcagctgctggcctCCACGCTTCGCCAATGTCTGCTGACCGAGTGGTCGCCTTTATGGACCACATACGAATCTTCCAAGAGCAAGTAGAAAAACTGAAAGCATTGCATGTCGACTCTGCAGAATATAGCTGTTTAAAGGCCATAGTCCTCTTCACCTCAG ATGCCTGTGGTCTCTCTGATGTAGCCCATGTTGAAAGTTTACAGGAGAAGTCACAGTGTGCTTTGGAAGAGTATGTTAGGAGCCAGTATCCCAACCAGCCAACACGATTCGGGAAGCTATTACTACGTCTCCCCTCCCTTCGCACTGTCTCCTCTTCTGTCATAGAGCAATTGTTTTTCGTCCGTTTGGTAGGTAAAACCCCCATAGAAACCCTAATCAGGGATATGTTACTGTCTGGCAGCAGTTTTAACTGGCCTTACATGTCCATTCAATAA